A genomic region of Streptococcus suis contains the following coding sequences:
- the sufU gene encoding Fe-S cluster assembly sulfur transfer protein SufU, protein MALSRLDSLYMAVVSEHSKSPRHRGSLDGVEKLELHNPTCGDVIELSVKIENGRIADIAFDGVGCTISTASASMMTEAVLGKEISQIQELAEIFSQMVQGQEDTRQKDLGDASLLAGVAKFPQRIKCATLPWNALKKTIERSESAD, encoded by the coding sequence ATGGCCCTATCTAGATTAGATTCTCTTTATATGGCAGTTGTGTCTGAACACTCCAAGTCGCCTCGTCATCGCGGAAGTTTGGATGGAGTGGAAAAACTAGAACTCCACAACCCAACCTGCGGCGATGTGATTGAATTGTCAGTCAAGATTGAAAATGGTCGGATTGCCGACATCGCTTTTGACGGAGTTGGGTGTACCATTTCAACCGCGTCGGCTTCCATGATGACCGAGGCTGTCCTTGGAAAAGAAATCAGTCAGATTCAAGAACTGGCAGAAATCTTCTCACAAATGGTCCAGGGACAAGAAGACACACGTCAGAAGGATCTAGGAGATGCCTCGCTCCTTGCAGGCGTTGCCAAATTTCCTCAACGCATCAAGTGTGCTACACTTCCATGGAATGCCCTAAAGAAGACAATCGAACGCAGTGAAAGTGCTGACTGA
- a CDS encoding cysteine desulfurase yields MDLERIRKDFSILDQVVNDEPLVYLDNAATTQKPQQVLDVLADYYQKDNANVHRGVHTLSERATARYEAARQKVADFIQAKSSKEILFTRGTTTGLNWVAQFAKEILQPDQEVIISVQEHHSNIIPWQQACQQTGAKLRYVTLKDGELDMDHLRSLLSSKTKFVSLAHVSNVLGGVAPIGEIAELVHQVGAYLVVDGAQSVPHMAVNVQELDVDFYAFSGHKMLGPTGIGVLYGKEELLNLMSPVEFGGEMIDFVYEQSATWKELPWKFEAGTPNIAGAIGLGAAIDYLTEIGMDAIQAHEAELVDYVFPKLQAIPGLTIYGSQDLSKRTGVIAFNLDDLHPHDVATALDYEGVAVRAGHHCAQPLLRYLKVPATVRASFYIYNTKADCDKLVEAIIKTKEFFNGPI; encoded by the coding sequence ATGGATTTGGAACGCATTCGCAAGGATTTTTCAATCCTAGACCAAGTTGTTAACGATGAGCCGCTGGTCTATTTGGACAATGCGGCGACCACTCAAAAACCGCAGCAGGTACTAGATGTGCTGGCGGATTATTACCAGAAGGACAATGCCAATGTCCACCGTGGCGTTCACACCCTTTCGGAACGGGCAACGGCGCGCTACGAGGCGGCTCGACAGAAGGTGGCTGATTTTATCCAGGCCAAGTCTAGTAAGGAAATTCTCTTTACCAGAGGAACGACCACCGGTCTTAACTGGGTGGCTCAGTTTGCAAAGGAAATTCTCCAGCCAGACCAGGAAGTGATAATCTCAGTTCAAGAGCACCACTCCAATATCATCCCTTGGCAGCAAGCCTGTCAGCAAACAGGTGCTAAGCTCCGCTATGTGACCCTAAAAGACGGCGAGCTAGACATGGACCACCTGCGGTCGCTACTGTCTTCCAAGACCAAGTTTGTCTCCCTAGCCCACGTGTCCAATGTCCTAGGTGGCGTGGCTCCTATTGGGGAAATAGCAGAGCTGGTGCATCAAGTCGGTGCCTACTTGGTGGTGGACGGAGCCCAGTCAGTTCCCCACATGGCCGTCAACGTGCAAGAATTAGACGTGGACTTCTATGCCTTTTCAGGTCATAAGATGTTAGGTCCAACAGGAATCGGCGTTCTCTACGGCAAGGAAGAATTGCTCAATCTCATGTCACCTGTTGAATTCGGTGGTGAGATGATTGACTTTGTCTATGAGCAGTCAGCCACTTGGAAGGAATTACCTTGGAAGTTTGAGGCAGGAACGCCCAACATTGCAGGTGCCATTGGGCTGGGAGCAGCCATTGATTACCTGACCGAAATTGGCATGGACGCTATCCAGGCCCACGAGGCGGAACTGGTTGACTATGTCTTTCCAAAATTGCAGGCTATTCCAGGATTGACCATTTATGGCAGTCAGGACCTGTCCAAGCGGACGGGGGTTATTGCCTTTAACTTAGACGACTTGCATCCGCACGATGTGGCGACTGCCTTGGACTATGAAGGGGTTGCGGTGCGGGCAGGTCACCATTGTGCCCAACCGCTTCTCAGATATTTGAAAGTGCCAGCCACCGTGCGAGCAAGTTTTTATATCTACAATACCAAGGCTGACTGCGACAAGTTGGTTGAGGCAATTATCAAGACAAAGGAGTTTTTCAATGGCCCTATCTAG
- the sufD gene encoding Fe-S cluster assembly protein SufD encodes MTKEKIQEFSALQAEPTWLTDLRLKAFDKIAELDLPVIERVKFHRWNLGDGSLATNDEIGAVPDFTAIGDNPMLVQVGSQTVLEQLPVDLVEKGVVFTDFASAMDIIPDVLEKYIGAAVAYDEHKLAAYNTAYFNATAVLYVPDNVEIDQPVEALFYQDSTSPVAFNKRVLIIAGKNAKLNYLERFESLGNGAAATSANIVVEVIALAGSQIKFAAIDRLGKHLDTYLNRRGYLGNDATIDWAIGLLNEGNVVADLDSELKGNGSHANLKVVGLSSGRQVQGVDTRVTNYGHNSVGHILQHGVILESGTLTFNGIGHIVRGAKGADAQQESRVLMLSDKARSDANPILLIDENEVTAGHAASIGQVDPEDMYYLMSRGLDRVTAERLVVRGFLGAVITEIPVKEVRDQLIAVIEEKLTKR; translated from the coding sequence ATGACCAAAGAAAAAATTCAAGAATTTTCAGCCTTGCAGGCAGAACCAACTTGGTTGACAGACCTGCGTCTTAAGGCTTTTGACAAAATAGCAGAGCTGGACTTGCCAGTTATTGAGCGGGTCAAATTTCACCGCTGGAACCTTGGTGACGGAAGTTTAGCTACAAATGATGAAATCGGGGCAGTTCCAGATTTTACAGCCATCGGTGACAATCCTATGCTGGTACAGGTTGGCAGCCAAACTGTTCTAGAGCAGTTGCCGGTTGACCTTGTAGAGAAGGGTGTAGTCTTTACAGACTTCGCATCGGCTATGGACATCATTCCAGATGTACTTGAAAAATACATCGGCGCTGCCGTAGCCTACGACGAGCACAAGTTAGCGGCTTACAACACAGCCTATTTTAACGCAACAGCTGTCCTCTACGTACCAGATAATGTTGAAATCGACCAGCCAGTTGAGGCCCTTTTCTACCAAGACAGCACTAGTCCAGTTGCCTTTAACAAACGTGTCCTCATCATCGCAGGAAAAAATGCCAAGCTTAATTATCTAGAGCGCTTTGAAAGTCTGGGCAACGGAGCAGCAGCGACTTCAGCCAATATTGTTGTGGAAGTAATTGCTCTTGCTGGTAGCCAAATCAAGTTTGCGGCCATTGACCGCCTTGGTAAGCATTTGGATACCTACCTCAACCGTCGTGGCTATCTCGGAAACGATGCAACGATTGACTGGGCGATTGGTCTGCTCAACGAAGGAAATGTGGTTGCCGATTTGGACAGCGAATTGAAAGGAAACGGCAGTCATGCCAACCTCAAAGTTGTCGGCCTTTCATCTGGTCGTCAGGTACAAGGTGTGGATACGCGCGTGACCAACTATGGTCATAATTCGGTCGGACACATCCTGCAACATGGGGTTATCTTAGAAAGCGGAACCTTGACCTTCAATGGTATCGGACACATTGTTCGTGGTGCTAAAGGTGCAGATGCCCAGCAGGAAAGCCGTGTCCTCATGCTGTCTGACAAGGCTCGCTCCGATGCCAACCCAATTCTCCTTATCGATGAGAATGAGGTCACAGCTGGACACGCAGCCTCAATCGGTCAGGTAGATCCAGAAGACATGTACTACCTCATGAGTCGTGGTCTGGACCGAGTAACTGCTGAACGCTTGGTTGTTCGCGGTTTCCTTGGCGCAGTCATTACCGAAATTCCTGTCAAGGAAGTTCGTGACCAACTGATTGCCGTAATTGAAGAAAAACTAACAAAGAGATAA
- the sufC gene encoding Fe-S cluster assembly ATPase SufC, with amino-acid sequence MSVLEIKDLHVEIEGKEILKGVNLTLKTGEIAAIMGPNGTGKSTLSAAIMGNPSYEVTQGEILFDGVNILELEVDERARMGLFLAMQYPSEIPGITNAEFLRAAMNAGKEDEDKISVRDFITKLDEKMELLNMKEEMAERYLNEGFSGGEKKRNEILQLLMLEPTFALLDEIDSGLDIDALKVVSKGINAMRGEGFGAMIITHYQRLLNYITPDVVHVMMEGRVVLSGGPELAQRLEKEGYVQVAAELGIDYKEDDI; translated from the coding sequence ATGTCAGTATTAGAAATCAAAGACCTTCATGTGGAAATTGAAGGCAAAGAAATCTTGAAGGGTGTGAATTTGACCCTTAAAACAGGTGAAATTGCAGCCATCATGGGACCGAACGGAACAGGGAAATCCACCCTTTCAGCAGCCATCATGGGCAATCCAAGTTATGAAGTGACCCAAGGTGAGATTCTGTTTGACGGTGTCAATATTTTAGAATTAGAAGTCGATGAACGTGCCCGCATGGGACTCTTCTTGGCTATGCAATACCCGTCAGAAATTCCAGGGATCACCAATGCAGAGTTCCTCCGTGCTGCTATGAATGCTGGTAAGGAAGATGAAGACAAGATTTCTGTCCGTGATTTCATTACTAAGTTGGATGAAAAAATGGAACTCCTCAATATGAAAGAGGAAATGGCAGAACGTTACCTCAACGAAGGATTCTCAGGTGGTGAGAAAAAACGCAATGAGATTTTGCAACTGCTCATGTTGGAGCCAACCTTTGCCCTTCTTGATGAGATTGACTCAGGATTGGACATTGATGCGCTTAAAGTCGTGTCAAAAGGAATCAATGCTATGCGTGGTGAAGGCTTCGGTGCCATGATTATCACCCACTACCAACGCTTGCTCAACTACATCACACCAGACGTTGTCCATGTCATGATGGAAGGCCGTGTCGTGCTTTCAGGCGGACCAGAATTGGCACAACGCTTGGAAAAAGAAGGATATGTCCAAGTTGCAGCAGAGCTTGGCATCGACTACAAAGAAGATGACATTTAA
- a CDS encoding glycosyltransferase family 4 protein gives MIPFALKYIMVIITTMVISAIATPLVRFMSLRVGAVDNPNARRINKVPMPSAGGLAIFVAFTISVLWFLPGIVTRVNYHGTYLHYIWPLVLASSIIVLTGFIDDVKELKPAPKMFGILAAATIIWIFTEFRFDSFKIPFGGPFLQFPVWLSFLLTVLWIVSITNAVNLIDGLDGLVSGVSIISLTTMGIVSYFFLHDSNIFLTLTIFVLVAAIVGFLPYNYNPAIIYLGDTGALFIGFMIGVLSLQGLKNSTAVAVVTPMIILGVPITDTVVAIIRRKLSGQKIYEADKMHLHHRLLSLGLTHRGTVLVIYAISFLFSLTSLLLNVSSRIGGILLLVTMGLGIEILCELIGIFGINRTPLLNLLRFIGNSSYRQEKIAKYKKCYEEKKRK, from the coding sequence ATGATTCCTTTTGCTCTAAAATACATAATGGTCATTATTACAACCATGGTCATATCAGCCATTGCGACCCCCTTGGTTCGTTTTATGTCCCTGAGGGTTGGAGCAGTCGATAATCCCAATGCACGGCGGATAAATAAGGTGCCCATGCCTTCAGCGGGAGGTCTGGCCATCTTTGTGGCATTTACCATTTCTGTCCTATGGTTTTTACCAGGAATTGTTACCCGTGTCAATTACCATGGCACTTACTTGCATTATATCTGGCCCCTGGTCCTAGCATCCAGCATTATCGTTCTTACGGGATTCATTGATGATGTCAAGGAGCTAAAGCCTGCTCCTAAAATGTTTGGTATTCTAGCTGCAGCGACGATCATTTGGATTTTTACGGAATTTCGTTTTGATAGCTTTAAAATTCCTTTTGGAGGACCTTTCCTTCAATTCCCTGTCTGGCTCTCTTTTCTATTAACGGTCCTTTGGATTGTTTCCATTACGAATGCAGTCAACTTGATTGATGGTCTGGATGGTCTGGTTTCGGGAGTATCGATTATTTCCTTGACAACGATGGGAATTGTGTCTTATTTCTTTTTGCATGATAGCAATATTTTTTTGACCTTAACCATCTTTGTTTTGGTTGCGGCGATTGTTGGTTTTTTACCTTATAACTATAATCCCGCCATCATTTATCTTGGCGATACAGGAGCCCTTTTCATTGGGTTTATGATTGGAGTCTTGTCGCTTCAAGGACTGAAAAATTCGACAGCTGTTGCAGTGGTTACTCCGATGATTATTCTTGGAGTGCCTATTACGGATACTGTAGTAGCCATCATTCGTCGAAAATTGTCTGGGCAAAAAATCTATGAAGCAGATAAGATGCATCTGCATCATAGATTGCTCTCTCTGGGACTTACTCATCGTGGCACAGTATTGGTGATTTACGCCATCTCTTTCTTATTCTCCCTGACCTCTCTTTTGCTCAATGTTTCGAGTCGAATAGGGGGGATTCTCCTATTGGTGACCATGGGACTGGGGATTGAGATTCTCTGTGAATTGATTGGCATCTTTGGTATCAATAGAACTCCGTTGCTCAATCTTCTTCGTTTTATTGGTAATAGTAGTTACCGTCAAGAAAAAATCGCAAAGTATAAAAAGTGCTACGAAGAGAAAAAAAGAAAATAA
- the mecA gene encoding adaptor protein MecA encodes MKVKQISDSTLKITIKLDDLEERGMELSDFLIPQEKTEEFFYTVLDELDLPMTFRESGMLSFRVTPKPDRVDIFVTKSDLDQSLNFDEFTDLSELGDVASMTPDEFFKSLEQTVREKSAPDATAVRHLEEVEQEEEVDEEEQERYIYYILEFPTIEDLFTFVGTVDYPVEESELYKMDGHYYLTVLINVENCSKQYPGYILSRMLEFTNDTKLTRPALQEHGTLMLPLAAIEELRKVPTV; translated from the coding sequence ATGAAAGTAAAGCAAATTAGTGATTCAACCTTGAAAATCACTATAAAATTAGATGATTTGGAAGAGAGAGGAATGGAACTTTCGGACTTTCTCATTCCGCAAGAAAAGACAGAGGAGTTCTTCTATACTGTTTTGGATGAATTGGATTTACCAATGACTTTCCGAGAAAGCGGTATGCTGAGTTTTCGTGTAACTCCGAAGCCAGATCGGGTGGACATATTTGTTACCAAGTCTGATTTGGATCAGAGCTTGAATTTCGATGAATTTACAGATTTGTCGGAACTTGGTGATGTCGCAAGTATGACTCCAGATGAGTTTTTCAAGAGTTTGGAGCAAACCGTTCGTGAGAAAAGTGCACCGGATGCAACAGCCGTTCGTCATTTGGAAGAGGTAGAGCAAGAGGAAGAAGTAGATGAAGAGGAGCAGGAGCGCTATATTTACTATATTTTGGAATTTCCAACGATAGAGGATCTGTTTACTTTTGTTGGTACGGTTGATTATCCAGTAGAAGAATCGGAATTATATAAAATGGATGGTCACTACTATTTGACCGTTCTTATCAATGTAGAAAATTGTTCCAAGCAGTATCCAGGCTACATTCTCTCACGGATGTTGGAATTTACCAATGATACTAAGTTGACCAGACCTGCTTTACAAGAACACGGAACTTTGATGCTTCCGCTTGCGGCAATCGAGGAGCTTAGGAAGGTTCCGACAGTATGA
- a CDS encoding undecaprenyl-diphosphate phosphatase, with protein sequence MLLELLKAIFLGIIEGVTEWLPVSSTGHLILVQEFVKLNQSKNFLEMFNIVIQLGAILAVMTIYFKKLNPFQPGKTKRDIQLTWQLWAKVVIACIPSILIAVPLDNWFEAHFNFMVPIAIALIVYGIAFIWIENRNRGVEPQVTDLAKMSYKTALLIGCFQVLSIVPGTSRSGATILGAIILGTSRSVAADFTFFLGIPTMFGYSGLKAVKYFLDGNSLNMEQVWLLLVASVTAYLVSLVVIRFLTDFVKKHDFTVFGYYRIILGAILLVYAFITFLF encoded by the coding sequence ATGCTATTGGAATTGTTGAAGGCTATATTTTTAGGAATCATTGAAGGGGTAACGGAATGGTTGCCAGTTTCTTCAACTGGGCATTTAATTTTGGTTCAAGAGTTCGTGAAATTAAATCAAAGTAAGAACTTCCTAGAAATGTTTAATATTGTCATTCAGCTAGGAGCAATTCTAGCAGTTATGACTATTTACTTTAAAAAATTGAATCCATTTCAGCCTGGAAAAACCAAGCGTGATATTCAATTGACTTGGCAATTATGGGCCAAGGTTGTCATTGCCTGTATTCCGTCCATCCTAATTGCAGTCCCGTTGGATAATTGGTTTGAAGCGCACTTCAATTTTATGGTACCGATTGCGATTGCTTTGATTGTCTACGGTATTGCCTTTATTTGGATTGAGAACCGTAACAGAGGTGTAGAGCCACAGGTGACGGACTTAGCGAAAATGTCTTATAAAACTGCCTTGTTGATTGGGTGTTTCCAGGTCTTAAGTATCGTTCCGGGGACTAGTCGCTCAGGTGCGACCATTCTGGGAGCAATCATTTTGGGGACCAGCCGATCTGTGGCGGCAGATTTTACCTTCTTCCTTGGGATTCCAACCATGTTTGGTTATAGTGGCTTGAAGGCTGTTAAATATTTCTTAGATGGCAATAGCCTGAATATGGAGCAGGTATGGCTCTTGTTAGTCGCTAGTGTGACGGCTTACTTGGTATCCTTAGTTGTTATTCGTTTCTTGACAGACTTTGTTAAAAAACATGATTTCACGGTTTTTGGTTACTACCGCATCATTTTAGGGGCGATTTTATTGGTTTATGCCTTTATCACATTTTTATTTTAA
- a CDS encoding ABC transporter substrate-binding protein/permease: MKRKLSIFLLILIAVFSVTTGVRADEYLRVGMEAAYAPFNWTQENDSNGAVPIEGTNQFANGYDVQVAKKIAASMDKELLVVKTKWEGLVPALTSGKIDMIIAGMSPTEERKKEIAFSDSYYTSIPTLVVRSDSQYANATSLADFAGAKITAQQGVYLYDLIDQIEGANKQTAMGDFSQIRQALESGIIDAYVSERPEGRTAEAANKAFKMVELADSFETNAEDVTIAVGMRKDDARITQVNEVLATISEEEQIALMDDMIENQPVEEASEGETPSFFAQVWNIVVNNWQQLLRGTGMTLLISILGTIIGTAIGLLIGVFRTAPKAANKALAIGQKVLGWIINIYIEIFRGTPMIVQSMVIYYGTAQAFGLNLDRTLAAIFIVSINTGAYMSEIVRGGIFAVDKGQFEAATALGFTHNQTMRKIVLPQVIRNILPATGNEFVINIKDTSVLNVISVVELYFSGNTVATQTYQYFQTFTVIAIIYFILTFTVTRILRAIEKHFDTDTYTTGANQMQVEVPHD; encoded by the coding sequence ATGAAACGTAAACTCAGTATATTTCTGCTGATCCTAATCGCTGTTTTTTCTGTAACAACAGGGGTTCGGGCAGACGAATACCTGCGGGTCGGTATGGAAGCCGCCTACGCACCATTTAACTGGACCCAAGAAAATGATAGCAACGGTGCCGTTCCTATTGAGGGAACCAATCAATTTGCCAACGGATATGATGTTCAGGTTGCAAAAAAAATCGCTGCATCCATGGACAAAGAACTCTTGGTTGTTAAAACCAAGTGGGAAGGGTTGGTCCCTGCTCTTACATCGGGTAAAATCGATATGATTATCGCCGGTATGAGCCCGACAGAAGAGCGCAAGAAAGAAATCGCCTTCTCAGATAGCTACTACACTTCAATTCCTACCCTGGTTGTTCGTTCTGATAGTCAGTACGCAAACGCAACCAGCTTGGCAGATTTTGCTGGCGCAAAAATCACTGCCCAGCAAGGGGTTTACCTCTATGATTTGATTGACCAAATTGAAGGGGCTAACAAACAGACTGCCATGGGAGATTTCTCCCAAATCCGTCAAGCTTTAGAATCTGGCATTATTGACGCCTATGTTTCTGAACGTCCAGAAGGTCGTACAGCAGAAGCTGCAAATAAAGCTTTCAAAATGGTTGAATTGGCAGACAGTTTTGAAACCAATGCCGAAGACGTGACCATTGCTGTCGGTATGCGCAAAGATGACGCTCGTATCACTCAGGTCAACGAAGTCTTAGCAACTATTTCAGAAGAAGAGCAAATCGCACTTATGGATGATATGATTGAAAACCAACCCGTTGAAGAAGCCAGCGAGGGCGAAACACCTAGTTTCTTCGCCCAAGTTTGGAATATTGTTGTTAACAACTGGCAACAACTTCTGCGCGGAACTGGGATGACATTACTCATTTCCATCCTCGGTACAATTATCGGTACTGCTATCGGTCTCCTCATTGGTGTCTTCCGTACAGCTCCAAAAGCAGCAAATAAGGCGCTTGCTATTGGTCAAAAAGTACTCGGTTGGATTATCAATATCTACATCGAAATTTTCCGTGGTACGCCGATGATTGTACAATCCATGGTTATTTACTATGGTACCGCCCAAGCATTCGGACTCAATCTTGACCGCACACTTGCCGCTATCTTCATTGTATCCATCAACACAGGTGCCTACATGAGTGAGATTGTCCGCGGTGGTATCTTTGCCGTCGATAAGGGCCAATTTGAAGCTGCTACTGCTCTCGGATTTACCCATAATCAGACCATGCGTAAGATTGTCCTTCCACAGGTTATTCGTAACATCTTACCAGCGACTGGTAATGAATTTGTCATCAATATCAAAGATACTTCTGTATTGAACGTTATCTCAGTTGTTGAACTCTATTTCTCAGGAAATACTGTCGCAACCCAAACCTATCAATATTTCCAAACCTTTACGGTTATTGCTATTATCTACTTCATTCTAACCTTTACTGTGACACGTATCTTACGCGCAATTGAAAAGCATTTTGATACAGATACATACACAACAGGTGCAAACCAAATGCAAGTCGAGGTGCCACATGACTAA
- a CDS encoding amino acid ABC transporter ATP-binding protein codes for MTKNVILEIKNLKKSYGQNQVLKDISISVEKGEVISIIGSSGSGKSTFLRSINLLETPTEGQILYHGQDVLAKGYDLTTYREKLGMVFQSFNLFNNLNVLENAIVAQTTVLKRDRAEAEKIAKENLNKVGMTEQYWQAKPSQLSGGQKQRVAIARALSVDPEVILFDEPTSALDPEMVGEVLKTMQDLAKSGLTMLIVTHEMEFARDVSDRVIFMDKGVIAEEGSPQQIFENPQEERTREFLQRFLG; via the coding sequence ATGACTAAAAATGTAATTCTTGAAATCAAAAATCTAAAGAAATCATACGGACAAAATCAAGTCCTCAAAGACATCTCTATTAGCGTTGAAAAGGGCGAGGTTATCTCAATCATCGGTTCATCTGGTTCGGGAAAATCAACCTTCCTCCGTTCTATCAACCTTTTGGAAACACCAACAGAAGGACAGATTCTATACCACGGACAAGATGTTTTGGCTAAAGGATATGATTTGACGACTTACCGTGAAAAACTAGGTATGGTATTCCAATCCTTCAACCTTTTCAACAATCTAAATGTATTGGAAAATGCCATTGTAGCACAAACTACGGTACTGAAACGAGATCGAGCTGAGGCAGAGAAAATCGCCAAAGAAAATCTCAACAAGGTTGGCATGACCGAACAGTACTGGCAAGCCAAACCAAGTCAACTCTCTGGTGGACAGAAACAACGTGTGGCCATTGCACGCGCCCTATCTGTTGACCCAGAAGTTATCCTCTTTGATGAGCCGACTTCTGCTCTCGATCCAGAGATGGTCGGGGAAGTTCTCAAAACCATGCAAGATTTGGCAAAATCAGGATTGACGATGCTTATCGTAACTCACGAAATGGAATTTGCCCGTGACGTATCTGACCGCGTTATCTTTATGGATAAGGGTGTCATCGCCGAAGAAGGCAGCCCACAGCAAATCTTTGAAAATCCCCAGGAAGAACGCACACGTGAATTCCTTCAGCGTTTCCTTGGATAA
- a CDS encoding SPFH domain-containing protein has translation MVLGPIVFIGSFLFFVLIALILIASGLYVVKQQTVAIIERFGKYQKTSTSGINFKIPFGVDVIAARIQLRMLQSEIVVETKTQDNVFVTMNVATQYRVNENNVTDAYYKLMHPEAQIKSYIEDALRSSVPKLTLDELFEKKDEIALEVQKQVAEEMSTYGYVIVKTLITKVEPDAEVKQSMNEINAAQRKRVAAQELAEADKIKIVTAAEAEAEKDRLHGVGIAQQRKAIVDGLADSICELKESNVSLSEEQIMSILLTNQYLDTLNNFAQGGNQTIFLPANPEGVEDIRTQLLSSLKVKS, from the coding sequence ATGGTGCTTGGTCCAATTGTTTTTATTGGTAGTTTCTTGTTCTTTGTACTGATTGCTTTGATTTTGATTGCTTCAGGGCTATACGTTGTCAAGCAGCAGACGGTCGCTATTATTGAGCGCTTTGGGAAATACCAAAAAACATCCACTTCAGGTATTAACTTTAAAATACCATTTGGAGTCGATGTCATCGCAGCCCGCATTCAATTGCGTATGTTGCAAAGTGAAATTGTGGTAGAAACTAAGACGCAGGATAATGTTTTTGTCACAATGAATGTGGCAACTCAATATCGAGTAAATGAAAATAATGTGACGGATGCCTATTACAAGCTCATGCACCCAGAAGCACAGATTAAGTCCTATATTGAAGATGCCCTGCGTTCATCTGTACCTAAATTGACCCTGGATGAGCTCTTCGAGAAAAAGGATGAGATTGCACTTGAGGTACAAAAACAAGTAGCAGAAGAAATGTCAACCTACGGTTATGTTATTGTCAAAACCTTAATTACCAAGGTAGAGCCAGACGCCGAGGTTAAGCAATCTATGAATGAAATTAACGCAGCTCAGCGGAAACGGGTTGCGGCCCAGGAATTGGCAGAAGCTGACAAGATTAAAATTGTCACAGCAGCAGAAGCGGAAGCTGAAAAGGATCGCTTGCATGGTGTAGGTATTGCACAACAACGTAAGGCGATTGTAGACGGACTGGCAGATTCGATTTGTGAACTGAAAGAATCAAATGTTAGCCTATCTGAAGAGCAGATTATGTCTATCTTGCTGACCAACCAATACTTGGATACTCTCAATAATTTTGCACAAGGAGGTAATCAAACCATTTTCCTTCCTGCGAATCCGGAAGGAGTAGAAGATATCAGAACACAACTACTATCATCTCTTAAAGTAAAATCATAG